Proteins encoded within one genomic window of Bacillus thuringiensis:
- the metQ gene encoding methionine ABC transporter substrate-binding lipoprotein MetQ, with translation MKKLLLTALISTSIFGLAACGGKDKDEKKLVVGASNVPHAEILEKAKPLLEKKGIELEIKKFQDYVLPNKSLADKELDANYFQHIPYLEKEIKDKKYDFEVAGKIHLEPIGVYSQKYKSLKELPDGATIIMSNSVADHGRGLAILQKEGILKIKDGLDPVKATTKDIADNPKHLKFKTDIEPGLLPQVYNNKEGDAVLINSNYAIDAKLNPEKDAIAIESNDSPYANVVAVRKGDKDKKEIKALVEVLHSKEIEDFINKEYKGAVVPVKE, from the coding sequence ATGAAAAAATTATTACTTACAGCACTTATTTCAACTTCTATTTTTGGGTTAGCTGCTTGTGGTGGGAAAGATAAAGATGAAAAGAAACTTGTTGTTGGGGCTTCTAACGTACCGCACGCTGAAATTTTAGAAAAGGCAAAACCGTTACTTGAGAAAAAAGGAATTGAGTTAGAAATTAAAAAATTCCAAGACTACGTATTACCAAATAAATCGTTAGCGGATAAGGAATTAGATGCAAACTACTTCCAGCACATTCCGTATTTAGAAAAAGAAATCAAAGATAAAAAATATGACTTTGAAGTAGCAGGGAAAATTCATTTAGAACCAATTGGTGTGTACTCTCAAAAGTATAAGAGCTTAAAAGAACTTCCAGACGGAGCGACAATTATTATGAGTAATTCAGTTGCTGACCATGGACGTGGTTTAGCAATTTTACAAAAAGAAGGCATTTTAAAAATTAAAGACGGATTAGATCCAGTTAAAGCGACTACAAAAGATATTGCGGATAATCCGAAGCATCTAAAATTCAAAACGGATATCGAGCCTGGTTTATTGCCACAAGTGTATAACAATAAAGAGGGCGACGCTGTTCTAATTAACTCAAACTATGCAATTGATGCGAAGTTAAATCCAGAAAAAGATGCAATTGCAATTGAAAGTAATGATTCACCGTACGCAAACGTAGTAGCTGTTCGTAAAGGCGATAAAGATAAGAAAGAAATTAAAGCTCTTGTAGAAGTATTGCACTCTAAAGAGATTGAAGACTTCATTAATAAAGAATATAAAGGGGCAGTTGTTCCTGTAAAAGAATAA
- a CDS encoding PadR family transcriptional regulator produces MDKEILKGSIDILLLSIIKQHDTYGYEIIQKLKENSNDLYTMSQGTLYPALKRLEQKDLINSYWGESETGMKRKFYRITTSGKKILEEKLTAWDSVTALIKTCQKGALN; encoded by the coding sequence ATGGATAAAGAGATATTAAAAGGAAGTATTGATATTTTACTTCTCTCCATCATTAAACAGCACGATACGTACGGATATGAAATTATTCAAAAGCTAAAAGAAAACAGCAATGATCTATACACGATGAGCCAAGGTACACTCTATCCAGCACTCAAACGGCTGGAACAAAAGGATTTAATCAATTCCTACTGGGGTGAATCTGAAACGGGTATGAAACGAAAGTTTTATCGCATTACTACGAGCGGAAAGAAAATTTTAGAAGAAAAACTAACAGCGTGGGATTCAGTTACAGCTCTTATTAAAACTTGTCAGAAAGGAGCTTTAAATTAA
- the sufD gene encoding Fe-S cluster assembly protein SufD translates to MTIGTLPFDQETIRQRASEVNEAAWLTEFRLQALAQATELPMPTPDKTKIEKWDFIGKGDAAKQEPVSSLTELPEAVKNLIDENNSVLVQRTGTTAFVSLADEAKEKGVIFTDIVTAATEHAELVQKYLMKDGVKVDEHRLTALHAALINGGAFVYVPKNVVLETPLQAVFLVDGEEANVYNHVLFVADANSTATYVENYVANENAKGIANIVAEVIVEQGAQVKFGAVDLLAKDVTTYVNRRGTVGRDGRIDWALGLMNDGNTISENVTNLMGDGSYADTKTVTIGRGNQTQNFTTKVVHFGKHSEGWILKHGVQKDSATSIFNGIGKIEHGASKSNAQQSSRVLMLDEKARGDANPILLIDEDDVMAGHAASVGRVDPIQLYYLMSRGIPKREAERLVIHGFLAPVVNELPIEGVKAQLVEVIERKVR, encoded by the coding sequence ATGACAATCGGTACATTACCTTTCGATCAAGAAACAATCCGTCAACGCGCAAGCGAAGTAAACGAAGCAGCTTGGTTGACTGAGTTCCGCTTACAAGCTCTTGCACAAGCAACTGAACTTCCAATGCCAACGCCTGATAAAACGAAAATTGAAAAATGGGACTTTATCGGAAAAGGCGACGCTGCTAAGCAAGAGCCTGTAAGTTCTTTAACAGAGCTTCCAGAAGCAGTGAAAAACTTAATCGATGAAAATAACAGCGTATTAGTGCAACGTACTGGTACAACTGCATTCGTTTCTTTAGCAGACGAAGCAAAAGAAAAAGGTGTTATTTTTACAGATATCGTAACAGCTGCAACTGAGCATGCTGAACTAGTACAAAAGTACTTAATGAAAGACGGCGTGAAGGTAGACGAGCATCGTCTAACTGCACTTCATGCTGCATTAATCAACGGCGGTGCATTCGTATATGTTCCGAAAAACGTTGTTCTTGAAACTCCACTTCAAGCTGTATTCTTAGTAGACGGCGAAGAAGCTAACGTATATAACCACGTATTATTCGTAGCTGATGCGAACAGTACTGCAACTTATGTAGAAAACTATGTTGCAAATGAAAATGCTAAAGGTATTGCAAATATCGTAGCAGAAGTAATCGTGGAACAAGGCGCACAAGTGAAATTCGGTGCGGTTGATCTATTAGCAAAAGACGTAACAACTTACGTTAACCGCCGCGGCACAGTAGGACGCGACGGCCGTATTGATTGGGCTCTAGGCCTTATGAATGATGGAAACACAATTTCAGAGAACGTTACAAACTTAATGGGCGACGGTTCATATGCTGATACGAAAACAGTAACAATTGGCCGTGGTAACCAAACACAAAACTTTACAACTAAAGTTGTTCACTTCGGTAAACACTCTGAAGGTTGGATTTTAAAACACGGTGTACAAAAAGATAGCGCAACATCTATCTTTAACGGAATTGGTAAGATTGAACACGGTGCATCTAAATCAAATGCACAACAATCTTCTCGCGTTCTTATGTTAGATGAAAAAGCTCGCGGTGATGCAAACCCAATTCTTTTAATCGACGAAGATGATGTAATGGCAGGTCACGCAGCTTCAGTAGGCCGCGTAGATCCAATCCAACTATACTACTTGATGAGCCGTGGTATTCCAAAACGCGAAGCAGAACGTTTAGTCATCCATGGATTCTTAGCACCTGTAGTTAATGAGCTTCCAATTGAAGGAGTAAAGGCACAGCTTGTTGAGGTAATTGAAAGGAAAGTTCGCTAA
- a CDS encoding methionine ABC transporter permease, giving the protein MDKLLTNVDWNQMLEATGETLYMTAIAALATFVLGLILGLLLFMTAKDNLWENKAVNTAIGAFVNIFRSIPFIILIILLIPFTKILLGTILGASAALPALIIGAAPFYARMVEIALREIDKGVIEASKAMGAKTSTIILKVLIPESLPALVSGITVTTIALVGYTAMAGVVGAGGLGTLAYLEGFQRGNNDVTIVATICVLLVVFFIQWIGDRVTIRIDKR; this is encoded by the coding sequence ATGGATAAGTTACTCACAAACGTTGATTGGAATCAAATGTTAGAAGCAACTGGTGAAACGTTATATATGACGGCAATCGCAGCTCTTGCCACATTTGTTTTAGGACTCATTTTAGGATTGTTACTCTTTATGACAGCGAAAGATAATTTATGGGAAAACAAAGCGGTTAACACGGCGATTGGAGCGTTCGTAAACATTTTCCGCTCGATACCGTTCATTATTTTAATCATTTTATTAATCCCATTCACAAAGATTCTGCTTGGAACAATTCTTGGAGCGAGTGCTGCACTTCCAGCTTTAATTATTGGAGCGGCACCGTTTTACGCGAGAATGGTTGAAATCGCCCTTCGTGAAATTGATAAAGGTGTAATTGAAGCTTCAAAAGCGATGGGAGCAAAAACAAGCACAATTATTTTGAAGGTGTTAATTCCAGAATCGTTACCAGCATTAGTATCTGGTATTACGGTTACGACAATTGCTTTAGTAGGCTATACAGCAATGGCGGGAGTTGTTGGTGCTGGTGGCCTTGGAACACTTGCTTATTTAGAAGGATTCCAACGAGGAAATAACGACGTAACAATCGTTGCGACAATTTGTGTATTACTAGTTGTATTTTTCATTCAATGGATTGGTGATCGTGTAACGATTCGAATAGATAAACGATAA
- a CDS encoding methionine ABC transporter ATP-binding protein, which yields MILLENVKKIYKAKSGDVTAVDNANLKIDKGEIFGVIGYSGAGKSSLIRLFNQLEKPTSGQITIANRVISAITGSELRKARQEIGMIFQHFNLLWSRTVRENIEFPLEIAGVDKAARRKRVDELIHLVGLEGRGDAYPSQLSGGQKQRVGIARALANNPQVLLCDEATSALDPETTDQILDLLLDINKRLGLTIVLITHEMHVIRKICNRVAVMEKGKIVETGPVLNVFRNPQKDITKRFVQQLTDSEDTNETIESLIEKYPDGKVIRLQFIGEAVERPVLQRLMQRSDIEVSILQGNIAQTNNGSYGSLVVHLNGEETAIQQAIEGIHQDQVELEVIAHG from the coding sequence ATGATTCTATTAGAAAATGTAAAGAAAATATATAAAGCAAAAAGCGGTGATGTCACTGCTGTAGATAATGCCAATTTAAAAATAGATAAAGGTGAAATATTTGGTGTTATCGGATATAGTGGCGCTGGAAAAAGTTCTTTAATTAGATTATTCAATCAGCTAGAGAAACCAACTTCTGGCCAAATTACAATTGCAAATCGTGTCATTTCAGCAATTACAGGAAGCGAACTTCGTAAGGCAAGACAAGAAATCGGAATGATTTTTCAACACTTCAACTTACTGTGGTCACGAACTGTACGTGAAAATATCGAGTTCCCACTTGAAATTGCAGGTGTCGATAAGGCGGCGAGAAGAAAACGTGTTGACGAGTTAATTCACCTTGTTGGATTAGAAGGAAGAGGAGACGCGTATCCATCCCAGCTAAGCGGAGGACAAAAGCAACGGGTTGGGATTGCAAGAGCATTAGCTAACAACCCACAAGTACTTTTATGTGATGAAGCAACGTCAGCTCTTGATCCAGAAACGACAGATCAAATTTTAGATTTATTATTAGATATTAATAAGCGTCTCGGTTTAACAATTGTGCTCATTACACACGAGATGCACGTGATTCGAAAAATCTGTAATCGTGTTGCGGTAATGGAGAAAGGAAAGATTGTAGAAACTGGTCCAGTACTTAATGTATTCCGTAATCCACAGAAAGACATTACGAAACGATTTGTACAGCAGTTAACGGATTCTGAAGATACAAATGAAACGATTGAAAGTTTAATTGAAAAGTATCCAGATGGAAAAGTAATTCGTTTACAGTTTATCGGTGAGGCTGTAGAAAGACCAGTGCTTCAAAGATTAATGCAGCGCAGTGATATAGAAGTTAGCATTTTACAAGGAAATATCGCACAAACGAATAATGGTTCTTACGGTAGTTTAGTTGTTCATTTAAATGGTGAGGAAACAGCGATTCAGCAAGCAATAGAGGGAATACATCAAGATCAAGTAGAGCTGGAGGTGATTGCACATGGATAA
- the sufS gene encoding cysteine desulfurase SufS yields the protein MNIHEIRKQFPILDQKVNGKQLVYFDSAATSQKPIQVIETLERYYKEYNSNVHRGVHTLGTKATDAYEGAREKVRKFINAKSMEEIIFTRGTTTALNTVAASYGLENVKEGDEIVISYMEHHSNIIPWQQVAKKTGATLKYLPLQPDGTISLEDVRQTVTPNTKIVSIMQVSNVLGTINPVKEIGAIAHENGAIMVVDGAQSTPHMKVDVQDLNCDFYALSAHKMCGPTGIGVLYGKKELLNNMEPIEFGGEMIDFVDLQESTWKELPWKFEAGTPIIGNAIGLGAAIDFLEEIGLHNIEKHEHELAQYALERLSEVDGVTIYGPKHRAGLVTFNIEDVHPHDVATVLDVEGIAVRAGHHCAQPLMKWLKASSTARASFYLYNTKEEIDTFVESLIKTKEYFTNVI from the coding sequence ATGAATATTCATGAAATACGCAAACAGTTTCCAATTCTTGATCAAAAAGTGAACGGCAAACAACTTGTTTATTTCGATAGTGCAGCAACTTCTCAAAAACCAATTCAAGTCATTGAAACGTTAGAACGTTACTATAAAGAATATAATTCTAACGTGCATCGCGGTGTTCATACGCTCGGTACGAAAGCTACCGACGCGTATGAAGGTGCACGCGAGAAAGTTCGCAAGTTTATTAACGCGAAATCAATGGAAGAGATTATTTTCACGCGCGGAACGACAACTGCATTAAATACAGTAGCGGCTAGCTATGGTCTTGAAAATGTAAAAGAAGGCGATGAAATCGTTATTTCTTACATGGAGCACCATAGTAACATCATTCCGTGGCAGCAAGTTGCGAAGAAAACTGGTGCAACGTTAAAATACCTTCCGCTTCAACCAGACGGTACAATTTCTTTAGAAGATGTTCGTCAAACAGTTACACCGAATACAAAAATCGTTTCTATTATGCAAGTATCAAACGTACTTGGAACGATTAACCCTGTAAAAGAAATCGGAGCAATCGCACACGAAAACGGTGCAATTATGGTCGTTGATGGTGCACAAAGTACACCTCATATGAAAGTAGATGTACAAGATTTAAACTGTGATTTCTACGCATTATCTGCTCATAAGATGTGTGGACCTACAGGTATCGGCGTATTATATGGTAAAAAAGAATTGCTAAACAATATGGAGCCAATTGAATTTGGCGGTGAAATGATTGATTTCGTAGATTTACAAGAATCTACTTGGAAAGAGCTTCCTTGGAAGTTTGAAGCAGGTACACCGATTATCGGTAATGCAATCGGACTTGGTGCGGCAATTGATTTCCTAGAAGAAATCGGTCTTCATAATATTGAAAAGCATGAGCATGAATTAGCGCAATACGCTTTAGAGAGACTATCAGAAGTAGATGGCGTTACAATTTATGGTCCAAAGCATCGCGCTGGTCTTGTTACATTTAATATTGAAGACGTACATCCTCACGATGTAGCGACTGTATTAGATGTAGAAGGTATTGCGGTTCGCGCAGGACACCACTGTGCACAACCGCTTATGAAGTGGCTGAAAGCTTCTTCAACAGCACGTGCGAGCTTCTATTTATATAATACAAAAGAAGAAATTGATACATTTGTTGAATCGCTAATCAAGACAAAGGAGTATTTCACAAATGTCATTTAA
- the metQ gene encoding methionine ABC transporter substrate-binding lipoprotein MetQ, producing the protein MKKILLSVVTALSVFTLAACGGKEENKLVVGASNVPHAVILEKAQPILEKKGIKLEIKKFQDYVLPNKALADKEIDANYFQHIPYLDKEIQEKGYKIVNAGKIHLEPMGIYSKKYKSLKDLPDGGTVIMSNNVAERGRMLALLQKGGVIKLKDGVDVVKATVKDVVENPKNLKFKTDVEPGLSPKLYENNEGDALFINSNYAIDAKLNPTKDAIAIEGSDSPYANIIAVRKGDEKKKEIKELVEVLHSKEIQDFINKEYKGAVLPVSE; encoded by the coding sequence ATGAAAAAGATTCTATTGTCAGTTGTTACAGCGCTGTCTGTATTTACATTAGCTGCTTGCGGAGGGAAAGAGGAGAATAAGCTTGTTGTGGGAGCTTCTAACGTGCCGCACGCTGTTATTTTAGAAAAGGCTCAGCCGATATTAGAGAAAAAGGGTATTAAATTAGAAATTAAAAAATTCCAAGATTATGTGTTGCCGAATAAAGCGCTAGCGGATAAGGAAATTGATGCGAACTACTTCCAGCACATTCCTTACTTAGATAAAGAAATTCAAGAAAAAGGATATAAAATTGTAAACGCAGGAAAAATCCATTTAGAGCCAATGGGCATTTATTCTAAGAAATACAAAAGCTTAAAAGACTTGCCAGATGGCGGGACAGTTATTATGAGTAATAACGTAGCGGAGCGTGGCCGTATGCTAGCATTGTTACAAAAAGGCGGCGTTATTAAATTAAAAGACGGAGTAGATGTTGTTAAAGCAACAGTAAAAGATGTTGTAGAAAACCCGAAAAACTTAAAGTTTAAAACAGATGTTGAGCCTGGACTTTCACCGAAGCTATATGAAAATAATGAAGGAGATGCTTTATTTATTAATTCAAACTATGCAATTGATGCAAAATTAAATCCAACAAAGGATGCAATTGCGATTGAAGGATCAGACTCACCGTATGCAAATATTATTGCAGTTCGTAAAGGTGACGAGAAGAAAAAAGAAATTAAAGAGCTAGTAGAAGTACTGCATTCAAAAGAAATTCAAGATTTTATTAATAAAGAATATAAAGGTGCTGTACTTCCGGTAAGTGAATAA
- the sufU gene encoding Fe-S cluster assembly sulfur transfer protein SufU produces MSFNNLDTLYRQVIMDHYKNPRNHGVLEDSVTVNLNNPTCGDRIQLTMKVEEGIVQEAKFEGEGCSISMSSASMMTQAVKGKKIEEALQLSKIFSDMMLGKEYDDSIDLGDIEALQGVCKFPARIKCATLAWKALEKGLNEDK; encoded by the coding sequence ATGTCATTTAATAATTTAGATACGTTATATCGTCAAGTTATTATGGATCATTATAAAAATCCTCGTAACCATGGCGTGTTAGAAGATAGTGTTACCGTTAACTTGAACAATCCAACTTGCGGCGATCGTATTCAACTTACGATGAAAGTAGAAGAAGGTATTGTGCAAGAGGCGAAGTTTGAAGGCGAAGGATGTTCTATCTCAATGTCTTCAGCTTCAATGATGACACAAGCAGTAAAAGGTAAGAAAATTGAAGAAGCACTTCAGCTTTCGAAAATTTTCTCTGACATGATGCTAGGAAAAGAGTACGATGACAGCATCGATTTAGGAGATATTGAAGCATTACAAGGCGTATGCAAGTTCCCGGCACGTATTAAATGTGCAACATTAGCGTGGAAAGCGTTAGAAAAGGGCTTAAACGAAGATAAGTAA
- a CDS encoding toprim domain-containing protein: MIYVEKVIIVEGTSDRRKIESIIREPVEIVCTNGTIGLSKMDELVDQFFDKEVYVLVDADDAGEKLRKQFRKEFPQAEHIYIDRSYREVATAPSSHLANVLWGADIDVYTEYLR, encoded by the coding sequence ATGATTTATGTAGAAAAAGTCATTATTGTAGAAGGTACATCAGATAGAAGAAAGATTGAATCTATTATTCGGGAACCGGTGGAAATTGTTTGTACAAATGGTACAATTGGTTTGTCGAAAATGGATGAGCTCGTTGATCAGTTTTTTGATAAGGAAGTGTATGTGCTAGTGGATGCTGATGATGCTGGAGAAAAGTTAAGGAAACAATTTCGAAAAGAATTTCCGCAAGCAGAGCATATTTATATTGATCGCTCGTACCGAGAAGTGGCAACTGCGCCATCTTCACACTTAGCAAATGTATTATGGGGAGCTGACATTGACGTTTATACAGAATATTTACGGTAA
- a CDS encoding VanZ family protein, with translation MTIEKYIKSIVQKTNLSQSDKDELYFEIYDHLTSLKQEFLDQGKSEEEATTLAIQNFGEASTLGTEIDKAMQSSTQKYVQWIGWGLFLPYSFVLLFKLLLGRPAVYFGNLKHFFETGNWHSIHGGLVNLVPFRSTIRYLTDFDSYNLDIVLMNTLGNVIIFIPFGFLLPLLFKQINNVKMASKIFIKFILLIESLQLLTFTGVFDIDDIILNMLGALIGYGSFVGMKYVWDRVKSVDKVDTI, from the coding sequence ATGACGATTGAAAAATACATAAAGAGTATCGTTCAAAAAACAAACCTATCCCAATCTGATAAAGACGAACTATACTTCGAAATTTACGATCATCTCACAAGCTTAAAACAAGAATTTCTCGATCAAGGAAAATCCGAAGAAGAAGCTACTACATTAGCCATTCAAAATTTTGGAGAAGCCTCTACTTTAGGAACTGAAATTGACAAAGCAATGCAATCTTCTACGCAAAAGTATGTACAGTGGATTGGCTGGGGATTATTTTTACCGTATTCGTTTGTTTTGTTATTTAAACTATTGCTCGGGAGGCCAGCCGTTTACTTTGGTAATCTGAAGCACTTCTTTGAGACAGGTAACTGGCATTCTATACACGGTGGGTTAGTAAACTTAGTTCCTTTCAGAAGTACAATCCGCTATTTAACTGATTTCGATTCTTATAATCTAGACATCGTACTTATGAATACATTAGGAAACGTCATCATATTTATTCCATTCGGATTCCTGCTACCTTTATTATTTAAACAAATAAATAATGTAAAAATGGCATCAAAGATTTTCATTAAGTTTATTTTATTAATTGAATCGTTACAACTCCTTACCTTTACTGGTGTTTTCGATATTGATGACATCATATTGAATATGTTAGGTGCTTTAATTGGGTATGGTTCTTTTGTTGGGATGAAGTATGTTTGGGACCGTGTTAAATCTGTGGATAAAGTGGATACGATTTAG
- a CDS encoding thioredoxin family protein, giving the protein MIEVIDWTGAEATALIENEEKTVLYVYTPMCGTCQLAKKMLTVVEMTIEDLKIGMLDLNYAPHLAKEYGIESVPCLLVFENGTLMKKIYAFHSVEYLYTELK; this is encoded by the coding sequence ATGATAGAAGTGATTGACTGGACAGGAGCCGAAGCTACAGCCTTAATAGAGAATGAAGAAAAAACAGTGTTATATGTATATACTCCAATGTGTGGAACATGCCAATTAGCAAAAAAGATGTTAACGGTTGTTGAGATGACAATTGAGGATCTAAAAATTGGGATGTTAGATTTAAATTATGCTCCGCATTTAGCGAAAGAGTATGGAATCGAAAGTGTACCGTGTTTACTTGTTTTTGAAAATGGGACACTCATGAAGAAGATATATGCATTTCATTCGGTTGAATATTTATATACGGAATTAAAGTAG
- the sufB gene encoding Fe-S cluster assembly protein SufB has product MAKQLPDIGDYKYGFKDKDVSIFRAGRGLTKEIVEEISRMKEEPQWMLDFRLKSLDKFYEMPMPQWGGDLNDLDFDEITYYVKPSEKSEKSWDEVPDEIKATFDKLGIPEAEQKYLAGVSAQYESEVVYHNMKEDLEALGIVFKDTDSALKENEDIFREHFGKVIPPTDNKFSALNSAVWSGGSFIYVPKGIKVDTPLQAYFRINSENMGQFERTLIIVDEGAHVHYVEGCTAPVYTTNSLHSAVVEIIIKKDAYCRYTTIQNWANNVYNLVTKRAVCEENATMEWIDGNIGSKLTMKYPAVILKGEGARGLTLSIAIAGKGQHQDAGAKMIHLAPNTSSTIVSKSIAKHGGKVTYRGIVHFGPKAKNSRSNIECDTLIMDNQSTSDTIPYNEIKNDYVSLEHEAKVSKVSEEQLFYLMSRGISEQEATEMIVMGFIEPFTRELPMEYAVEMNRLIKFEMEGSIG; this is encoded by the coding sequence ATGGCGAAGCAACTGCCAGATATCGGCGATTATAAATATGGTTTCAAAGACAAAGACGTTTCGATTTTCCGTGCTGGACGCGGTTTAACAAAAGAGATCGTTGAAGAGATTTCACGTATGAAAGAAGAACCACAGTGGATGTTAGACTTCCGTTTAAAATCACTGGATAAGTTCTACGAAATGCCAATGCCACAATGGGGCGGCGACTTAAACGACTTAGATTTCGATGAAATTACGTACTACGTAAAACCATCTGAGAAATCTGAGAAGTCTTGGGATGAAGTACCTGATGAAATTAAAGCAACATTTGATAAATTAGGTATTCCAGAAGCTGAGCAAAAATATTTAGCTGGTGTATCTGCACAGTACGAATCTGAAGTTGTATACCACAACATGAAAGAAGACCTAGAAGCTCTAGGAATCGTCTTCAAAGATACAGATAGCGCATTAAAAGAGAACGAAGATATTTTCCGTGAGCATTTCGGAAAAGTAATCCCACCAACAGACAACAAATTCTCTGCATTAAACTCTGCAGTTTGGTCTGGTGGATCATTCATCTACGTTCCAAAAGGTATTAAAGTTGATACACCACTTCAAGCGTATTTCCGTATTAACTCTGAAAATATGGGACAATTCGAGCGTACGCTTATCATCGTAGACGAAGGCGCACACGTACACTACGTAGAAGGTTGTACAGCACCTGTTTACACGACTAACTCACTTCACAGTGCGGTAGTAGAAATCATCATTAAGAAAGATGCATATTGCCGTTATACAACAATCCAAAACTGGGCGAACAACGTATACAACCTAGTTACAAAACGTGCGGTTTGTGAAGAAAACGCAACGATGGAATGGATTGACGGTAACATCGGATCTAAATTAACGATGAAATACCCAGCAGTAATCTTAAAAGGTGAAGGCGCTCGTGGTTTAACATTATCTATCGCGATTGCTGGTAAAGGCCAACACCAAGATGCTGGTGCGAAAATGATTCACTTAGCACCAAACACGTCTTCAACAATCGTTTCTAAATCGATTGCGAAGCATGGTGGTAAAGTAACTTACCGTGGTATCGTACACTTCGGACCAAAAGCGAAAAACTCTCGCTCTAACATCGAGTGTGACACGCTAATCATGGATAACCAATCTACATCGGATACAATTCCTTACAACGAAATCAAAAACGATTACGTTTCACTTGAGCACGAAGCGAAAGTATCGAAAGTATCAGAAGAACAATTATTCTACCTAATGAGCCGCGGTATTTCTGAGCAAGAAGCTACAGAAATGATCGTAATGGGCTTCATCGAGCCATTCACTCGCGAACTTCCAATGGAATACGCAGTTGAAATGAACCGTCTAATCAAGTTTGAGATGGAAGGTTCTATCGGTTAA
- the sufC gene encoding Fe-S cluster assembly ATPase SufC — protein sequence MAGSTLTVKDLHVSIDGKEILKGVNLEVKGGEIHAIMGPNGTGKSTLSSAIMGHPKYEVTEGSIIIDGEDVLEMEVDERAQAGLFLAMQYPSEISGVTNADFLRSAINARREEGDEISLMKFIRTLDKNMEFLEMDPEMAQRYLNEGFSGGEKKRNEILQLMMIEPKIAILDEIDSGLDIDALKVVSKGINEMRGEEFGCLMITHYQRLLNYITPDFVHVMMNGRIVKSGGPELAQRLEAEGYDWIKKELGIEDETTEQEA from the coding sequence ATGGCTGGTTCTACATTAACGGTTAAAGACTTACACGTATCAATTGACGGCAAAGAAATTTTAAAAGGTGTAAACCTTGAAGTAAAAGGTGGAGAAATCCACGCAATTATGGGACCTAACGGAACAGGTAAATCAACTTTATCTTCTGCAATTATGGGTCACCCAAAGTATGAAGTAACAGAAGGTAGCATCATCATCGACGGTGAAGATGTATTAGAAATGGAAGTAGATGAGCGCGCACAAGCAGGTCTATTCTTAGCAATGCAATATCCAAGTGAAATTAGCGGAGTAACAAACGCTGACTTCTTACGTTCTGCAATTAATGCACGTCGTGAAGAAGGCGATGAAATTTCTCTTATGAAATTTATCCGTACATTAGATAAAAACATGGAATTCCTAGAAATGGATCCAGAAATGGCACAACGTTACTTAAACGAAGGTTTCTCTGGTGGAGAGAAAAAACGTAACGAAATTCTTCAATTAATGATGATTGAGCCAAAAATCGCAATCTTAGACGAAATCGACTCAGGTCTTGATATCGATGCATTAAAAGTTGTATCTAAAGGTATTAACGAAATGCGCGGCGAAGAGTTCGGTTGCCTAATGATTACGCATTACCAACGTTTATTAAACTACATCACTCCAGACTTCGTTCACGTTATGATGAACGGTCGTATCGTTAAATCTGGTGGCCCTGAGCTTGCACAACGTCTAGAAGCTGAAGGTTATGACTGGATTAAAAAAGAATTAGGTATTGAAGACGAAACAACAGAGCAAGAAGCGTAA